The following are from one region of the Falco cherrug isolate bFalChe1 chromosome 19, bFalChe1.pri, whole genome shotgun sequence genome:
- the LOC102058614 gene encoding Fc receptor-like protein 3 isoform X3 — MLTCRGSSMPGPTYWYINNMLWWQEGSDRIHASKDYPGSGSYQCRGPGAELSPPITLSFSNDWLILQVPARTLLEGDRLQLRCRGWKDKHISQVQFFHERDVLKDPTLGAELYLQPLQLHHSGHYHCQAVVQYLLVGWQKSAPVMVAVQELFSVPVLRLEGPAEITEGSPLALNCSSHSSPLRPPAHLQYIFYKDRVVVGGPQGSPQLQLLAVGLSHSGNYYCEVWAETASVWKHSAPVTVTVYRVPVSGVSLVAQPPGGQVVEGDRLALNCSVAVGTGPLSFSWHRQGSATPLAVGPRYELHAVGRQDSGRYHCSVTDGSTTADSPPLRVTVLVPVAGAAIAMARTEPSVLAGENLNLSCSVRAGTAPVNFTWLRDRQELGWGPLLSLGAVGPEHAGTYECLATNSLGTHRVFWARSPVLTLSVVLPGQGWQHQGTAMATGLSVPLLLLLAAVGWQLRRRHRAATRRSQGRDPTAPPEPEGHLPEPAAHPRVLKNKEVEDEEVLYTHVVVTKQGECTSASRPPWGSPHPPPPWEPPVTYAVLPGPHAQPQLPSDIYENIP, encoded by the exons ATGCTGACTTGCCGGGGCTCCAGTATGCCTGGCCCCACTTACTGGTACATCAACAATATGCTGTGGTGGCAGGAAGGATCTGACCGCATCCATGCCTCCAAAGACTACCCTGGCAGCGGCAGCTACCAGTGCCGCGGACCCGGTGCTGAGCTCAGCCCCCCCATCACCCTCAGCTTCTCAAATG ACTGGCTGATACTGCAGGTGCCGGCGCGGACGCTGCTGGAAGgggacaggctgcagctgcGCTGCCGGGGCTGGAAGGACAAGCACATCAGCCAGGTGCAGTTCTTCCATGAGCGGGATGTGCTGAAGGATCCCACCCTGGGGGCTGAGCTGTACCTGCAACCCCTGCAGCTGCACCACAGCGGGCACTACcactgccaggctgtggtgcagTACTTATTAGTAGGGTGGCAGAAATCGGCACCGGTAATGGTGGCAGTGCAAG AGCTCTTCTCGGTGCCAGTGCTGCGCCTGGAGGGCCCGGCTGAGATCACCGAGGGAAGCCCCCTGGCCCTGAACTGCTCCAGCCACTCCAGCCCCCTGCGgccccctgcccacctccaGTACATCTTCTACAAGGACAGGGTGGTAGTTGGGGGGCCCCAGGGCTCCCCCcaactccagctgctggctgtggggctgtcTCACTCAGGGAACTACTACTGCGAAGTGTGGGCAGAGACAGCCAGCGTGTGGAAACACAGCGCCCCGGTCACTGTCACCGTGTACA GGGTCCCAGTCTCAGGGGTGTCCCTGGTGGCGCAGCCCCCCGGCGGGCAGGTGGTGGAGGGCGACCGCCTGGCGCTGAACTGCTCGGTGGCCGTGGGGACGGGGCCCCTCTCCTTCTCCTGGCACCGGCAGGGCTCAGCCACACCGCTGGCCGTGGGCCCCCGCTACGAGCTCCACGCCGTGGGGCGCCAGGATAGCGGCCGCTACCACTGCTCCGTCACCGATGGCAGCACCACAGCCGACAGCCCGCCGCTGCGGGTCACCGTCCTGG TGCCGGTGGCCGGTGCTGCCATCGCGATGGCAAGGACGGAGCCGTCCGTGCTGGCGGGTGAAAACCTCAACCTGAGCTGCTCGGTGCGGGCAGGCACCGCACCCGTGAACTTCACCTGGCTGCgggacaggcaggagctgggctgggggcccCTTCTGTCCCTGGGGGCCGTGGGGCCTGAGCATGCCGGCACCTACGAGTGCCTGGCCACCAACAGCCTGGGCACCCACCGCGTCTTCTGGGCGCGCAGCCCGGTGCTCACCCTCTCGGTGGTGCTGCCGGGACAGGGATGGCAGCATCAGGGCACAG CCATGGCCACGGGGCTCAGCGtgcccctcctgctcctgctcgCTGCCGTGGGCTGGCAGCTCCGGCGCCGGCATCGTGCAG CCACCAGGAGAAGCCAGGGCAG GGACCCCACTGCCCCCCCGGAGCCTGAGGGTCACCTGCCAGAGCCCGCAgcccaccccagggtgctgaAGAACAAGGAGGTGGAGGACGAGGAGGTGCTGTACACCCATGTTGTGGTCACCAAGCAGGGTGAGT GCACATCAGCATCTCGGCCCCCCTGGggctccccccatcccccacccccgTGGGAGCCACCTGTCACGTACGCGGTGCTGCCGGGTCCCCATGCGCAGCCACAACTCCCAAGTGACATCTACGAGAACATCCCGTGA
- the PEX19 gene encoding peroxisomal biogenesis factor 19, which produces MAAEPGPGPDPELEELLDSALDDFEKARPAAPPPPPPAGAQPSLSAAAKASLFASQERFFQELFEGELASQAAAEFEQAMQELAREEPHLVEQFQKLSEAAGRVGSDATSQQEFTSCLKETLSGLAKNATDLQSSSASEEELAKALEGLGLEEGDGEGSVLPVMQSIMQSLLSKDVLYPSLKEITEKYPEWLRQHAEALPAEQYERYRAQHGVMGRICRQLEGEQPGEGEEERRARFETLLDLMQQLQDLGHPPKELAGESPPGFNLELPGAAGGEQCCLM; this is translated from the exons ATGGCGGCGgagccgggcccgggccccgacccggagctggaggagctgctcgACA GTGCCTTGGACGACTTCGAGAAGGCCaggcccgccgccccccccccgccgccccccgccggggcgCAGCCCTCGCTCAGCGCCGCCGCCAAG GCCTCCCTCTTCGCCTCGCAGGAGAGGTTCTTCCAGGAGCTGTTTGAGGGGGAGCTGGCCTCGCAGGCGGCGGCCGAGTTCGAGCAGGCCATGCAGGAGCTGGCCCGGGAGGAGCCGCACCTGGTGGAGCAGTTCCAGAAGCTGTCGGAAGCGGCGGGCAGAGTGG gcagTGATGCGACGTCACAGCAGGAGTTCACCTCCTGCTTGAAGGAGACGCTGAGCGGCCTAGCCAAGAACGCCACCGACCTGCAG AGCTCCTCGGCCTCAGAGGAGGAGCTGGCGAAGGcgctggaggggctggggctggaggaaggcGACGGCGAGGGCAGTGTCCTGCCTGTCATGCAGAGCATCATGCAGAGCCTGCTCTCCAAGGATGTGCTCTACCCCTCGCTCAAGGAAATCACCGAGAAG TACCCCGAGTGGCTGCGGCAGCACGCTGAGGCGCTGCCAGCTGAGCAGTACGAGCGGTACCGGGCGCAGCATGGCGTGATGGGCCGCATCTGCCGGCAGCTGGAGGGTGAGCAGCCAGGCGAGGGCGAGGAGGAGCGGCGGGCACGCTTCGAGACCCTCCTCGACCTCATGCAGCAG CTGCAGGACCTGGGACATCCACCCAAGGAGCTGGCCGGGGAGTCG ccccctggcTTCAACCTGGAGCtgccgggcgcggcgggcggcgagcAGTGCTGCCTCATGTAG
- the LOC102058614 gene encoding Fc receptor-like protein 2 isoform X4, translated as MPPKTTLAAAATSAADPVLSSAPPSPSASQMVPARTLLEGDRLQLRCRGWKDKHISQVQFFHERDVLKDPTLGAELYLQPLQLHHSGHYHCQAVVQYLLVGWQKSAPVMVAVQELFSVPVLRLEGPAEITEGSPLALNCSSHSSPLRPPAHLQYIFYKDRVVVGGPQGSPQLQLLAVGLSHSGNYYCEVWAETASVWKHSAPVTVTVYRVPVSGVSLVAQPPGGQVVEGDRLALNCSVAVGTGPLSFSWHRQGSATPLAVGPRYELHAVGRQDSGRYHCSVTDGSTTADSPPLRVTVLVPVAGAAIAMARTEPSVLAGENLNLSCSVRAGTAPVNFTWLRDRQELGWGPLLSLGAVGPEHAGTYECLATNSLGTHRVFWARSPVLTLSVVLPGQGWQHQGTAMATGLSVPLLLLLAAVGWQLRRRHRAATRRSQGRDPTAPPEPEGHLPEPAAHPRVLKNKEVEDEEVLYTHVVVTKQGECTSASRPPWGSPHPPPPWEPPVTYAVLPGPHAQPQLPSDIYENIP; from the exons ATGCCTCCAAAGACTACCCTGGCAGCGGCAGCTACCAGTGCCGCGGACCCGGTGCTGAGCTCAGCCCCCCCATCACCCTCAGCTTCTCAAATG GTGCCGGCGCGGACGCTGCTGGAAGgggacaggctgcagctgcGCTGCCGGGGCTGGAAGGACAAGCACATCAGCCAGGTGCAGTTCTTCCATGAGCGGGATGTGCTGAAGGATCCCACCCTGGGGGCTGAGCTGTACCTGCAACCCCTGCAGCTGCACCACAGCGGGCACTACcactgccaggctgtggtgcagTACTTATTAGTAGGGTGGCAGAAATCGGCACCGGTAATGGTGGCAGTGCAAG AGCTCTTCTCGGTGCCAGTGCTGCGCCTGGAGGGCCCGGCTGAGATCACCGAGGGAAGCCCCCTGGCCCTGAACTGCTCCAGCCACTCCAGCCCCCTGCGgccccctgcccacctccaGTACATCTTCTACAAGGACAGGGTGGTAGTTGGGGGGCCCCAGGGCTCCCCCcaactccagctgctggctgtggggctgtcTCACTCAGGGAACTACTACTGCGAAGTGTGGGCAGAGACAGCCAGCGTGTGGAAACACAGCGCCCCGGTCACTGTCACCGTGTACA GGGTCCCAGTCTCAGGGGTGTCCCTGGTGGCGCAGCCCCCCGGCGGGCAGGTGGTGGAGGGCGACCGCCTGGCGCTGAACTGCTCGGTGGCCGTGGGGACGGGGCCCCTCTCCTTCTCCTGGCACCGGCAGGGCTCAGCCACACCGCTGGCCGTGGGCCCCCGCTACGAGCTCCACGCCGTGGGGCGCCAGGATAGCGGCCGCTACCACTGCTCCGTCACCGATGGCAGCACCACAGCCGACAGCCCGCCGCTGCGGGTCACCGTCCTGG TGCCGGTGGCCGGTGCTGCCATCGCGATGGCAAGGACGGAGCCGTCCGTGCTGGCGGGTGAAAACCTCAACCTGAGCTGCTCGGTGCGGGCAGGCACCGCACCCGTGAACTTCACCTGGCTGCgggacaggcaggagctgggctgggggcccCTTCTGTCCCTGGGGGCCGTGGGGCCTGAGCATGCCGGCACCTACGAGTGCCTGGCCACCAACAGCCTGGGCACCCACCGCGTCTTCTGGGCGCGCAGCCCGGTGCTCACCCTCTCGGTGGTGCTGCCGGGACAGGGATGGCAGCATCAGGGCACAG CCATGGCCACGGGGCTCAGCGtgcccctcctgctcctgctcgCTGCCGTGGGCTGGCAGCTCCGGCGCCGGCATCGTGCAG CCACCAGGAGAAGCCAGGGCAG GGACCCCACTGCCCCCCCGGAGCCTGAGGGTCACCTGCCAGAGCCCGCAgcccaccccagggtgctgaAGAACAAGGAGGTGGAGGACGAGGAGGTGCTGTACACCCATGTTGTGGTCACCAAGCAGGGTGAGT GCACATCAGCATCTCGGCCCCCCTGGggctccccccatcccccacccccgTGGGAGCCACCTGTCACGTACGCGGTGCTGCCGGGTCCCCATGCGCAGCCACAACTCCCAAGTGACATCTACGAGAACATCCCGTGA
- the LOC102058614 gene encoding Fc receptor-like protein 3 isoform X1 — MQRAGSHGMARSLVVLLWGTQLSQLTLDPPWTPVFQTETVMLTCRGSSMPGPTYWYINNMLWWQEGSDRIHASKDYPGSGSYQCRGPGAELSPPITLSFSNDWLILQVPARTLLEGDRLQLRCRGWKDKHISQVQFFHERDVLKDPTLGAELYLQPLQLHHSGHYHCQAVVQYLLVGWQKSAPVMVAVQELFSVPVLRLEGPAEITEGSPLALNCSSHSSPLRPPAHLQYIFYKDRVVVGGPQGSPQLQLLAVGLSHSGNYYCEVWAETASVWKHSAPVTVTVYRVPVSGVSLVAQPPGGQVVEGDRLALNCSVAVGTGPLSFSWHRQGSATPLAVGPRYELHAVGRQDSGRYHCSVTDGSTTADSPPLRVTVLVPVAGAAIAMARTEPSVLAGENLNLSCSVRAGTAPVNFTWLRDRQELGWGPLLSLGAVGPEHAGTYECLATNSLGTHRVFWARSPVLTLSVVLPGQGWQHQGTAMATGLSVPLLLLLAAVGWQLRRRHRAATRRSQGRDPTAPPEPEGHLPEPAAHPRVLKNKEVEDEEVLYTHVVVTKQGECTSASRPPWGSPHPPPPWEPPVTYAVLPGPHAQPQLPSDIYENIP; from the exons ATGCAAAGGGCTGGCAGCCACGGCATGGCCAGGAGCCTGGTGGTGCTCCTCTGGG GCACCCAGCTCAGCCAGCTCACGCTGGATCCTCCCTGGACGCCGGTGTTCCAGACTGAGACGGTGATGCTGACTTGCCGGGGCTCCAGTATGCCTGGCCCCACTTACTGGTACATCAACAATATGCTGTGGTGGCAGGAAGGATCTGACCGCATCCATGCCTCCAAAGACTACCCTGGCAGCGGCAGCTACCAGTGCCGCGGACCCGGTGCTGAGCTCAGCCCCCCCATCACCCTCAGCTTCTCAAATG ACTGGCTGATACTGCAGGTGCCGGCGCGGACGCTGCTGGAAGgggacaggctgcagctgcGCTGCCGGGGCTGGAAGGACAAGCACATCAGCCAGGTGCAGTTCTTCCATGAGCGGGATGTGCTGAAGGATCCCACCCTGGGGGCTGAGCTGTACCTGCAACCCCTGCAGCTGCACCACAGCGGGCACTACcactgccaggctgtggtgcagTACTTATTAGTAGGGTGGCAGAAATCGGCACCGGTAATGGTGGCAGTGCAAG AGCTCTTCTCGGTGCCAGTGCTGCGCCTGGAGGGCCCGGCTGAGATCACCGAGGGAAGCCCCCTGGCCCTGAACTGCTCCAGCCACTCCAGCCCCCTGCGgccccctgcccacctccaGTACATCTTCTACAAGGACAGGGTGGTAGTTGGGGGGCCCCAGGGCTCCCCCcaactccagctgctggctgtggggctgtcTCACTCAGGGAACTACTACTGCGAAGTGTGGGCAGAGACAGCCAGCGTGTGGAAACACAGCGCCCCGGTCACTGTCACCGTGTACA GGGTCCCAGTCTCAGGGGTGTCCCTGGTGGCGCAGCCCCCCGGCGGGCAGGTGGTGGAGGGCGACCGCCTGGCGCTGAACTGCTCGGTGGCCGTGGGGACGGGGCCCCTCTCCTTCTCCTGGCACCGGCAGGGCTCAGCCACACCGCTGGCCGTGGGCCCCCGCTACGAGCTCCACGCCGTGGGGCGCCAGGATAGCGGCCGCTACCACTGCTCCGTCACCGATGGCAGCACCACAGCCGACAGCCCGCCGCTGCGGGTCACCGTCCTGG TGCCGGTGGCCGGTGCTGCCATCGCGATGGCAAGGACGGAGCCGTCCGTGCTGGCGGGTGAAAACCTCAACCTGAGCTGCTCGGTGCGGGCAGGCACCGCACCCGTGAACTTCACCTGGCTGCgggacaggcaggagctgggctgggggcccCTTCTGTCCCTGGGGGCCGTGGGGCCTGAGCATGCCGGCACCTACGAGTGCCTGGCCACCAACAGCCTGGGCACCCACCGCGTCTTCTGGGCGCGCAGCCCGGTGCTCACCCTCTCGGTGGTGCTGCCGGGACAGGGATGGCAGCATCAGGGCACAG CCATGGCCACGGGGCTCAGCGtgcccctcctgctcctgctcgCTGCCGTGGGCTGGCAGCTCCGGCGCCGGCATCGTGCAG CCACCAGGAGAAGCCAGGGCAG GGACCCCACTGCCCCCCCGGAGCCTGAGGGTCACCTGCCAGAGCCCGCAgcccaccccagggtgctgaAGAACAAGGAGGTGGAGGACGAGGAGGTGCTGTACACCCATGTTGTGGTCACCAAGCAGGGTGAGT GCACATCAGCATCTCGGCCCCCCTGGggctccccccatcccccacccccgTGGGAGCCACCTGTCACGTACGCGGTGCTGCCGGGTCCCCATGCGCAGCCACAACTCCCAAGTGACATCTACGAGAACATCCCGTGA
- the LOC102058614 gene encoding Fc receptor-like protein 3 isoform X2, whose translation MQRAGSHGMARSLVVLLWGTQLSQLTLDPPWTPVFQTETVMLTCRGSSMPGPTYWYINNMLWWQEGSDRIHASKDYPGSGSYQCRGPGAELSPPITLSFSNDWLILQVPARTLLEGDRLQLRCRGWKDKHISQVQFFHERDVLKDPTLGAELYLQPLQLHHSGHYHCQAVVQYLLVGWQKSAPVMVAVQELFSVPVLRLEGPAEITEGSPLALNCSSHSSPLRPPAHLQYIFYKDRVVVGGPQGSPQLQLLAVGLSHSGNYYCEVWAETASVWKHSAPVTVTVYRVPVSGVSLVAQPPGGQVVEGDRLALNCSVAVGTGPLSFSWHRQGSATPLAVGPRYELHAVGRQDSGRYHCSVTDGSTTADSPPLRVTVLVPVAGAAIAMARTEPSVLAGENLNLSCSVRAGTAPVNFTWLRDRQELGWGPLLSLGAVGPEHAGTYECLATNSLGTHRVFWARSPVLTLSVVLPGQGWQHQGTAMATGLSVPLLLLLAAVGWQLRRRHRAATRRSQGRDPTAPPEPEGHLPEPAAHPRVLKNKEVEDEEVLYTHVVVTKQGTSASRPPWGSPHPPPPWEPPVTYAVLPGPHAQPQLPSDIYENIP comes from the exons ATGCAAAGGGCTGGCAGCCACGGCATGGCCAGGAGCCTGGTGGTGCTCCTCTGGG GCACCCAGCTCAGCCAGCTCACGCTGGATCCTCCCTGGACGCCGGTGTTCCAGACTGAGACGGTGATGCTGACTTGCCGGGGCTCCAGTATGCCTGGCCCCACTTACTGGTACATCAACAATATGCTGTGGTGGCAGGAAGGATCTGACCGCATCCATGCCTCCAAAGACTACCCTGGCAGCGGCAGCTACCAGTGCCGCGGACCCGGTGCTGAGCTCAGCCCCCCCATCACCCTCAGCTTCTCAAATG ACTGGCTGATACTGCAGGTGCCGGCGCGGACGCTGCTGGAAGgggacaggctgcagctgcGCTGCCGGGGCTGGAAGGACAAGCACATCAGCCAGGTGCAGTTCTTCCATGAGCGGGATGTGCTGAAGGATCCCACCCTGGGGGCTGAGCTGTACCTGCAACCCCTGCAGCTGCACCACAGCGGGCACTACcactgccaggctgtggtgcagTACTTATTAGTAGGGTGGCAGAAATCGGCACCGGTAATGGTGGCAGTGCAAG AGCTCTTCTCGGTGCCAGTGCTGCGCCTGGAGGGCCCGGCTGAGATCACCGAGGGAAGCCCCCTGGCCCTGAACTGCTCCAGCCACTCCAGCCCCCTGCGgccccctgcccacctccaGTACATCTTCTACAAGGACAGGGTGGTAGTTGGGGGGCCCCAGGGCTCCCCCcaactccagctgctggctgtggggctgtcTCACTCAGGGAACTACTACTGCGAAGTGTGGGCAGAGACAGCCAGCGTGTGGAAACACAGCGCCCCGGTCACTGTCACCGTGTACA GGGTCCCAGTCTCAGGGGTGTCCCTGGTGGCGCAGCCCCCCGGCGGGCAGGTGGTGGAGGGCGACCGCCTGGCGCTGAACTGCTCGGTGGCCGTGGGGACGGGGCCCCTCTCCTTCTCCTGGCACCGGCAGGGCTCAGCCACACCGCTGGCCGTGGGCCCCCGCTACGAGCTCCACGCCGTGGGGCGCCAGGATAGCGGCCGCTACCACTGCTCCGTCACCGATGGCAGCACCACAGCCGACAGCCCGCCGCTGCGGGTCACCGTCCTGG TGCCGGTGGCCGGTGCTGCCATCGCGATGGCAAGGACGGAGCCGTCCGTGCTGGCGGGTGAAAACCTCAACCTGAGCTGCTCGGTGCGGGCAGGCACCGCACCCGTGAACTTCACCTGGCTGCgggacaggcaggagctgggctgggggcccCTTCTGTCCCTGGGGGCCGTGGGGCCTGAGCATGCCGGCACCTACGAGTGCCTGGCCACCAACAGCCTGGGCACCCACCGCGTCTTCTGGGCGCGCAGCCCGGTGCTCACCCTCTCGGTGGTGCTGCCGGGACAGGGATGGCAGCATCAGGGCACAG CCATGGCCACGGGGCTCAGCGtgcccctcctgctcctgctcgCTGCCGTGGGCTGGCAGCTCCGGCGCCGGCATCGTGCAG CCACCAGGAGAAGCCAGGGCAG GGACCCCACTGCCCCCCCGGAGCCTGAGGGTCACCTGCCAGAGCCCGCAgcccaccccagggtgctgaAGAACAAGGAGGTGGAGGACGAGGAGGTGCTGTACACCCATGTTGTGGTCACCAAGCAGG GCACATCAGCATCTCGGCCCCCCTGGggctccccccatcccccacccccgTGGGAGCCACCTGTCACGTACGCGGTGCTGCCGGGTCCCCATGCGCAGCCACAACTCCCAAGTGACATCTACGAGAACATCCCGTGA
- the FCER1G gene encoding high affinity immunoglobulin epsilon receptor subunit gamma, with product MGTRLLLATALLLLWTPATEALMEPEICYVLDAILFLYGIVLTVLYCRLKFLVHRASQRGAGKEKEEAVYAGLSGESQEMYETLQMKHS from the exons ATGGGCACCCGCCTGCTGCTCgccactgccctgctgctgctgtggaccCCAGCCAcag AGGCCCTGATGGAGCCGGAGATCTGCTATGTCCTGGATGCCATCCTCTTCCTCTATGGCATTGTACTCACCGTCCTCTATTGCCGCCTGAAG TTCCTGGTTCACCGAGCATCGCAGCGGGGAGCCGGCAAGGAG aaggaagaagctgTCTATGCA GGGCTCAGCGGTGAGAGCCAGGAGATGTATGAAACCCTCCAGATGAAACATTCCTGA